The nucleotide sequence ATCAGATAGCAGCATCAAGGAATCTGTTGATTTGAATGAGGTCTTGACCGACATTGAAATGTTGCTGCACATTCCTGACCACATCACTCTGGATATTAAAAAACCATTACCAACCCTAAAAGCAGATAGAGTCAAAATCCAACAGCTTTTTCAGAACTTGATCAGCAATGCCATACGTTATTGCGATAAAGATCCAGGATATGTCAAAGTGGATTTTGAAGAGACACCCAAACATTTCAAGTTTACTGTAGAAGATAATGGTATAGGAATCAGCCCAGAGTATCATGAAAAAATCTTCAAAATCTTCCAGACGCTTAACAAGCGCAAAGATTCTACTGGAATAGGACTTTCCATCGTTAAAAAGATCGTTGATCTATATAACGGTGATATATGGGTAGAAAGCGAACTGGAAAAGGGCACTACGTTTCACTTCACTTTATCCAAATAACCTATGAAAACTGTTCAGCTACAACGTGGGAAGAATGAGGACTGGATTTACATAGGAGACCGTCAGCAATTGACCGTTCCTATGGTGCTCATCTTTGGGAATAGGTTTTTACTGGAAGATCCTGGGTTGTTGAGTGAGGTTAGAGCGTTATTTCCAGATGGCGAGTTAGTATTTGCTTCTTCCAGTGGTGATCTTGTGGCAGGTGCCGTCAACGACGAGCATATCACCATTACCGCGATCGAGTTTGAAAAGACTCAGTTTCAAATTAAAAGAATCAACATCAAGGATTTTGATGACTCAGCAGCTGCAGGTGATGCGGTGGTGTCTCTTTTAAATACCACAGGGTTGCGTCACGTATTTGTCATTTCTGAAGGTAGTAGCGTCAACGGCTCTGCCTTGACTAAAGCCATGCAATCCAGATTGCCCAGCACGTTGATAACTGGCGGACTTTGCGCAGATGGTGATAGGTTTGAGCGTACGCTGGCTTCCTACAATGAATCGCCTAAGGAAGGCGAGATCATAGTCATTGGTTTTTATGGAGAAAGTTTTGAAGCTTCCTTTTCTATCTATGGCGGCTGGAAACCATTTGGTCCAGAAAGAGTGATTACTAGATCAAAAGGAAATGTACTGTATGAAATCGACGGCAAACCAGCCTTGGATCTGTATAAAAAATACTTAGGCGATAAAGCCAAGGACCTTCCAGGATCTGCACTGATTTATCCTTTGAATGTACAATTGGAAGGTAACAAGCAATCCTTTGTACGCACCATTCTCAATATTGATGAGGAAAATAACGCCATGATTCTGGCAGGTGATGTTCCAGAAAAATCCAAGGTCCAACTTATGATGAGTACCATGGATGATATCGCTGCGGCGTCAGAGACTGCCGCCATTAGAGCCATGGAAGGAAGGCGACAGCCACCACAACTAGCCATATTGATAAGCTGTATAGGCCGCAAATTGGTTTTGGATCAGCGAGTGGAAGAAGAAGTAGAAGAAGTCATGGATGTCATAGGAAGTAATGTGGTCATCACAGGAATGTACTCCTATGGCGAGATTGCTCCGTTTTATGGTGAGCGAGAATGCAGGCTGCACAATCAGACCATGACCATTACCTTAATAAGCGAGTAGATGAATCCATTGCTTAAGAGACAGATCAGGAAACTACTGCCCGAAGACCTTCGGGATAGGGAAGACCTGCAGGCATTTCTTAAGGCAGTTGGTGACTCCTATGACAATCTGGAAGATCAATTCAAAATGACTCAGCGCGCCATGACCATAAGCTCTGACGAACTTTTTGAGGCCAACCAGTCGTTACGAGAAGAATCAGAACAGCAACAAAAGCTACTGGAACGCTTACAAGCCGTCATCAACAGCGTGAACCCGCAAAAGGGTGACCTTGAAGATGTGGAAAGTATTCAAGACATTGAACAAGGTAGCCTGGCAGATTATATAAGCAATCAGGCAGAGCAGCTCATCGCCGTCAATAAAAATCAGGAGCGATTATTAAAAGAACTCGCCTTGCAAAATCAAGAATTGAATGACTATGCACACATTGTTTCCCACGATTTAAAATCTCCTTTGCGCAGTATCGAGGCTCTGGTCAGTTGGTTGAAAGAAGACTATGAAAATGAATTGGGAACCGCTGGAAAGCAGCAAATCGATTTGATCGTGACCCATTTAGAGAAGATGGATGCCTTGATTCAAGGGATTTTGAGCTATTCTTCCATTGATAAGGAAGACCGCAAGGAACACGCTATTGACCTCAATAAGCTGGTGGCCGAAACCGTTGAGCTGCTTCACGTGCCCAGTTCTATCAAGGTAAAAATCCATACGTTGCCCACCATTACCGCAGATCGATTCAAGATACAGCAACTCTTCCAGAATTTACTGGGAAATGCCGTGGACAATATGGATAAAGTGAACGGTCGCATCGATGTTATTGCCAGGAAGCTGGATCAAGGCATTCAGTTTGAGATCAAGGATAATGGCAAGGGAATTCACAGGGATTATTTTGGTAAGATATTTCAGGTGTTTCAAAAGCTGGAAGACGATTCGCTCAGTACTGGTATTGGGCTTTCTATCGTCAAAAAAATCGTCAACTTTTATGATGGTACCATCTGGCTGGACAGCGAGGTGGACAAGGGCACCACATTCTATTTCACTTTACCTAAAACGCTTTAAATGGAGCAACCCAATCTCGATTATATCAACGAACTTTCTGGCGGCGATGCGGCCTTTGAAGACAAACTGATTCTTGTTATCAAGACAGAATGGCCTGAAGAGGTCCAGGAATACGAGATGAATATGGAGAATTCCGCTTTCGCGAAAGCGGCACTCAACGTACACAAAATCAAACATAAATTAGGCATTGTGGGATTGGTTGAAGGCTATGAACTAGCGGTGCAATATGAGCTCGACCTCAAAGCTGGGAACACGTCCCAAAAAGAGTCGTTCCAAACCGTTCTGGACCGCGTCACCCATTTCATAAATCAATTGTAATATGTAAATTGCTGTCCATCCTAAAACCTGAGATTTGAAGTGTATCATTGTAGATGACGAGGCAGCAGCTAGAACGATTGTAGGCCATTTGTGCAGCCAGACCGATAATTTGAAGGTGCTGGAAGAGTTTCCCAACGCGATGCAGGCCATCAAGTTCTTGAACAAGAATGAAGTAGATCTCATCTTTTTGGATATTCACATGCCAGACTTTACGGGTTTTGACTTTATCGATACGCTTAAAAACCCGCCGAAGATCATCTTGACTACATCTGATAAGAACTTTGCCATAGAGGCTTTTAGTTATGAATGTATTGTCGATTATCTGGTAAAACCCATCACACTGCCCAGATTTCAAAAAGCAGTGCTCAAGGCAGAGAATTTTGTAACACCTGTGGAAGATCTTCCTGTGGCTACACAAAAGACCAAAGTAGATCCAGCAGAAAAGGAAATGTATGTCAACATCGATCGCCGTTTGATCAAAATCGAATTTGACAAGGTCCAACTCATAGAGGCAAAAGGTGATTACATTCTAATTAAAACCGAGGATAAAAACTACACGGTACATTCCACACTCAAAAAAATCCAGGAAAAACTTCCTGACAGTAGCTTTTTAAAAGTTCACCGATCCTACATCATCAACTTTAGAAAAATCATTGATATTGAGGATAACAGCGTACTCATCGCAAAAAATGTGGTGCCCATAAGCAGGTCCAACAGACCTGAGTTGATGAAACGATTGAATTTGCTGTAAAGTATTCATCGAAGTGAATGGACCATTTGTCTACACTTAAAACGCGCTAGTCGTTTTTGAAAATATAGCGCGATAGTTCGCCCTAGATTTGGCTTGTATAACCCATAAGCCATGAGAAGATC is from Nonlabens sp. YIK11 and encodes:
- a CDS encoding FIST signal transduction protein; this encodes MKTVQLQRGKNEDWIYIGDRQQLTVPMVLIFGNRFLLEDPGLLSEVRALFPDGELVFASSSGDLVAGAVNDEHITITAIEFEKTQFQIKRINIKDFDDSAAAGDAVVSLLNTTGLRHVFVISEGSSVNGSALTKAMQSRLPSTLITGGLCADGDRFERTLASYNESPKEGEIIVIGFYGESFEASFSIYGGWKPFGPERVITRSKGNVLYEIDGKPALDLYKKYLGDKAKDLPGSALIYPLNVQLEGNKQSFVRTILNIDEENNAMILAGDVPEKSKVQLMMSTMDDIAAASETAAIRAMEGRRQPPQLAILISCIGRKLVLDQRVEEEVEEVMDVIGSNVVITGMYSYGEIAPFYGERECRLHNQTMTITLISE
- a CDS encoding sensor histidine kinase, which codes for MNPLLKRQIRKLLPEDLRDREDLQAFLKAVGDSYDNLEDQFKMTQRAMTISSDELFEANQSLREESEQQQKLLERLQAVINSVNPQKGDLEDVESIQDIEQGSLADYISNQAEQLIAVNKNQERLLKELALQNQELNDYAHIVSHDLKSPLRSIEALVSWLKEDYENELGTAGKQQIDLIVTHLEKMDALIQGILSYSSIDKEDRKEHAIDLNKLVAETVELLHVPSSIKVKIHTLPTITADRFKIQQLFQNLLGNAVDNMDKVNGRIDVIARKLDQGIQFEIKDNGKGIHRDYFGKIFQVFQKLEDDSLSTGIGLSIVKKIVNFYDGTIWLDSEVDKGTTFYFTLPKTL
- a CDS encoding Hpt domain-containing protein; this translates as MEQPNLDYINELSGGDAAFEDKLILVIKTEWPEEVQEYEMNMENSAFAKAALNVHKIKHKLGIVGLVEGYELAVQYELDLKAGNTSQKESFQTVLDRVTHFINQL
- a CDS encoding LytR/AlgR family response regulator transcription factor; translated protein: MKCIIVDDEAAARTIVGHLCSQTDNLKVLEEFPNAMQAIKFLNKNEVDLIFLDIHMPDFTGFDFIDTLKNPPKIILTTSDKNFAIEAFSYECIVDYLVKPITLPRFQKAVLKAENFVTPVEDLPVATQKTKVDPAEKEMYVNIDRRLIKIEFDKVQLIEAKGDYILIKTEDKNYTVHSTLKKIQEKLPDSSFLKVHRSYIINFRKIIDIEDNSVLIAKNVVPISRSNRPELMKRLNLL